Below is a window of Candidatus Zixiibacteriota bacterium DNA.
AGCGTCGACGAGGTCAATAACAAGATGGACGTACTGCTGGTGGCGGCCCGCAACGACTTCCTCAAACAATACCTCGATCTGCTGGTGGATGCTAACCTGCGGCCGGTGCTGGTCGATACCGACGCCTTTGCCGTGCTCAATGCCTACGAGATCAACTACGATATTCACCCCGAGCGCGTCACGGCGCTGGTCAACATCGGCTACGACAACACCAACGTCGTCTTCATCAAGGACGGCATCTATCATTCGACCCGCGACGTCGCCGCCGGCGGGCGCATCATCTTCGACACGATCCAGAAGGAATTCCGCCTGAATCAGGAATTGACGATGAAGGCGATCAAGGGGGAAATGGAAGCTTCGATCGATCAGGATATGCTCAAGGCGACGATCATCACCTCGGCGGAAGAACTGATTTCCGGCCTGGAAGTCGCGTTCTCGTACTTCCGGTCGTTGGCGAAAGTTGACAAGATCGACTGGGTGGTGCTGTCGGGCGGCGGCGCGTTGATGCCGCACCTGCCGGAATTCCTGCAGTCGAAGCTGAATATCCCGATCGAGATCGCCAACCCGCTGCGCAACATCGAATACGATCCCGACATCTTTACCAATGTCCAGCCGGAGCGAATTGCACCCCTGCTGGCGGTGCCGATTGGACTGGCAGCAAGGAAGGTATAGATACTATGCTGGAAATCAATCTACTCCCCAAAGAATACCGCCGGCGCAGCAATGTGCTCAACTTCGACAAGAAGTTCATGTACGTCGGCGTCGCCGCGGCCGCGGTCGTGGTCGCCCTCGGCGGCATCAGCTTCTACCAGACGCACCAGGTCAGCCGGCTGGAAAAGCTGATCCAGAAGGCGCGCATCGAAGAAGGCCGCTACAAGAAGGACATCGCGATTATCGACGCGTTGACCGAAGTCAAAGGCAAGATTCTCGCGCGCGTGTCGGCGATCGAAAAGCTCGACCAGCGCCGCGACTTCTATATCCGGCTGATGGAAGACCTGAACAGCCGCATTCCGGAATTCCTCTGGATGACCGGCTTCCAGGAAACGCCACCCAGCATCGGCGCGGTGTCGCCGCAGCAGCCCGGCAAGAGCGCGCCACCGTCCAGCGGCACCGCCAAGACGCCGCCGCCGGCCGCCGGAACCCCGCCGGCGCTGGAAGGTCCGGCCGTGGGCACCGCCGAGATCGACGGCTACGCCCACAGCCTGAACGCCATCGGCTCCTTCATCATCGGGCTGATGAAATCCGATTTCTTTGACAACATCAAATTGAGCCGTGCGGTCGCCGAAGACGTCGGCGATGTCACGGCCTACAACTTCAAGATCACCTGTAGTCTGAATTATGATGCTGACCGCGCGCGCGACGAGTTCGAGGACGGCTCCGATGACGATCTCAACTTATCGTCGACCGCCGGGCACGAAGACGACGTCTACGATTTCGATTATACCGCGGATTACAGGGAACAGTAAGGATTTTGGCAAGCGAGCCGGAGGCATAGATGGATTTCAAAGACCCGAAAACACAAAAGCTGCTCCTGGTAGCGCTGGTGTTCATACTGGCGATCTACTTCTGGCACTCGAAGGTGTTCGAGCCCGCGAGCGAGCGGCTCAGTGCCCAGCGCGCCAGCTACGAGCAGGTGATGACCAATCTCAAAACGATTGAACTCAAGGCCAAATCGCTGGCGGGACTGCGCAAAGAATATGAGAAGCTGCTCGACCGTTACCAGGCGATCGAACAACTGCTGCCGGAAGAAGAGCAGGTGCCCGACTTCCTGCTGCAACTGCATTCCGCCTCGATGGTCGCGCAGGCCAAGATCGGCGAAGTGACGCCGCAAATGGCCAGCAGCGAGTCGTTCTACAACACGTCGGAATACGGCGTCAAGTTCATCGGCACCTACCATGAACTGGGACGATTCCTCGCCGCCGTCGCCAATTTCCCGTTTATCACCAACGTCTCGCGTCTGACGCTGAAGGGACTGCCTCCGGAAGTTGCCTCCCAGAAGACGGCCGACCGCAAGAAGGGTGATTACGACACGCGCACGCTGGAAGCCAACTTCTTCCTCTCGACCTACTTCGTGAAGCCGGAAGAGAAGCTGAAAGGCGTGCAGTTTGAAGGAGAGGAGCCGGGCAATGTTACGAACTAAGCTTCTGCTGCTGCTGACGATCATCCTGGTCGCCGCGCCGCTCTCGGCTTACGCGACCGTCCAGGTCACGAATCTCCAGATGGTGAAGAGCGGCCAGTTTACCGAGCTCACCATCGCCTGCAGCGATAAGTGCGACTTCACGCACCAAATTGTCGAGCAGGCCGCCAATAAGCCTTACCGCATCGTGGTTGATATCAAGGATGCCATCCACGGCTTGCCGCAGCACGCGTTTGCGAACCTGCCGGGCGCGACGATCAAGCAGATCCGCACCAGCCAGTTCTCAACCGAGCCGGAGAAGATCGTCCGGATCGTGGTTGATGCCGCGGCGACCGTGACCTACAAGGTCAAGGCCGGCGACAACGGCGTCACGCTGATGATCAACACGCCGAACGATCAGGATTTTGCCGCCTGGTCGGCGGTGCCGGGCGCCGCTCCGGTGGTGGCCAGCTCGCAGCCGGCCGCACCGAAACCGATGCCGGCGATTGAAGGCAATGAAGCCAACGCCCCCAAGGTCGACCGGAGCGATCCGGCCAAGCAGAACCTGCAGTTGGCCGGCAAGCCGATCGACGAAGGCAAGCTCCTGAATAAAAAACCGACCAATTCGAGTACCAACCAGACGCCGCCGACCGCCGGCACTTCGACTCCGCCGCCGACCGTCACCGGCGATCCGGCATTGCTCGAAACGATCTATGGCGCCAGTCCGTCCGATTCGAAGCAAACTACTCCGGCGACGACGACCAAGCCGGCGCCCGCGCCCGCGACGACTGCAGCGCAACCCAAGTCGGAACCGGCCAAGGTGGTGGATTCGGCGGTGATCCCGCAGCTCAACAAGCCGGGCACGCAGCCGGCGGCGACTCCGAGCGAGTCGATCAAGCCGCCAACCAGCCAGAAAACGGCGCTGCCGGATGTGAAGGTGAATCCGAAACCGAAGTTTGCCGAGAACCAGCCGCCCGCTGCCGGCACCGTCGGCACGGCGCTGAACCACACCCCAAACGAGACTGAGGCGGAATCCGCGCCGGAAGTCGCGCAGGATGACGCGAACGCCGCCGTGAAGTCGAAGAGCGAAGCCGTGCGCGAAAAGTATCAAGCGCAGCGCGACAAGAGCGCCGGCGACGAGGGCGCAGCCGAGACGTCTGAACTCGCGCAGAACACCGACACCCCGGCGTCGCTCAATAAGATCGACCGCATCCGCCTGAAATACAAACGCGGAATCAAGTTCGTGCAAAACGAAGCGGACGAACAGCGGCAGGCGGAGGAATTGATGGAAGTCCCGACCGAGGAATACGCGGAAGCGCCGCAGGTCGGCCCCTACAACGAATTCCTGCCCGAACGTGAGATCGTCGTCTACAACACCGGCGGCCGTCTCGATCCGTTCGAGCCTCTAATCGAGGACGCCCAGAAGAGCGCCGGTTACGACCGCATCCCCGATGTCGAGTCGCTGCGCCTGGTCGGCGTGCTCCTTGATAAACGTTCCAGTCGCGCGCTGTTCGAGGATGCCAACGGCTACTCCTACATCCTGCAGACTGGTGATCGCGTGAAGAACGGTTTTGTGCTGTCGATTACGGAAGACCGCGTGGTCTTCCAGATTCGCCAGTACGGCTGGAACCGTCAGGTCGCCTTGGATCTGGAAGACAGTCAATAATCAATAGAGAGAGGGACCAATGTTAGGGAAAAAGCTCGATTGCCTGATAGCGATTGTCCTGCTCGCGCTCGCCCTGGCCGTTGCCGGTCAGCCCGCGCTGGCGCAGGATGATCCGTCGGCGCCGATCAAAAACCTCAGCTTCCAAAACGCCGACATTCGCACCGTCATCGGTTTCCTCGCCGATTACGGCCAGGTGAATATCGTGACGACTCCGGAAGTGCAGGGCAACGTGACGTTCAGCCTGAAGCGCGTGACGTGGCGCGAGGCGCTCGACATTCTCTGCAAGACCTACGGCCTCACCGTCGATGAAACCGCCAAGTTCATCCGCGTCGTGCCGACCAAGACCTATCTCGACGAAGTCGCCACCCTCGAAAAGCACAACGCCGAGAAGGAAAAACTCACCGAACTCAACACCTCGGTGATGAAGATCGACAATGCCGCCGCGGAAGACCTGCAGAAGACCGTCACCCCGCTGTTGTCGGAGCGCGGCAAGGTGCAGATCGACAAGCGCACCAATAACCTGATCGTCCGCGACGTGCCGTCGAACGTCACCAAGATCTCCAAGCTGGTCAGCGATCTTGATTATGCCACCAAGCAGATCCGGATCTCGACCCAGATGGTCGAAGTCTCGACCTCGAAGCTGCAAGAGTACGGCATCGACATCACGTCGACCGGCTTCAAGCGCACTTCCTCCGGCAAGGAGTACACGCAGGAATCGAGTCAGTTGCTCGACCGCGTCGCCAATCCGGCCGGCAACTTCACCTTCTCGACCATTCAGGATGGCTGGGATCTGAAGGCGACGATTTCGGCGCTGGTTTCCGACGGTCACGGCAAAATCGTGGCGCACCCGGAAATCACCACGGTCGACAACAAGGAAGCCAAGATCCAGATGGGTCAGAAGATTCCGATCAAGCAGTTCGACCAGGCCGGCAACGTGGTCATCACGTTTGAAGAAATCGGCACGCTGCTGCGCGTCACCCCGCACATCACCGAGGAGAACAAGATCCTCATGGCGTTGCGGCCGGAACGCAGCTCGTACCAGTTTGACGCGAATGGCGTCATCATCAATACCAGCAATGCTGAAACCAACGTCGTCGTCGAAAACGGCCAAACGGCCGTCATCGGCGGTCTGACGACGCAGGATGTGATTAACGACGTTTCCGGTATCCCGGTTTTGAAAGACATTCCGTTACTCGGAGCACTGTTCCGTTACGAACGCAAGAAAGTCGAGAACCGTGACCTGGTGATCTTTGTAACTCCGACCGTTGTCGAGGGCAGCCTGGCCGGCACGCCGCCCGACAGCGATCGTGGCAATTAACTCGGGCGAGATTAAGCTCAGGACTTTAACAGCCTTAAGGAGATGATCGCAATGAAGTCGATTTCCCCCTTGCGCAAGCTCGCCGTCGGGTTGATGATCGCTGCCGCCGCCGCGCTCGCGTTTGTGATCGCTGGCTGCGGTGATGACACGCTCTCGGGCAGCGGCAATTACTTCATCGAAACTATCTATTCGACGCCGTCGTCCGAGGTCACCAAGGGTTCGACCGTGATTGTCGAAGCCCAGGTGACCGACGCCAACGGCAACCCGGTCGCCGGCCGCGAAGTTACCTTCACGGTCAGCCCGACGTCGCTCGGCTACTTCACACCGACGACGGATACCTCCGATGCCAGCGGTTTGGTCGCCGCGGTGTTTACCGCGTCCTCCGCCGGTAACGCCACGCTCACCGCCACCACCGGCGGCAACTTCAAGAGCAAGGCGATGCGCATTAACGAATCCGCCGTCTCCACCGGCCGCGTCTCGATCGAACTGACGCCGGCGCTGATGACGGCCAACGGCGAAGACAGCGCGTTTGTCACGATCACGGCCGAGACTTCCGCCGGCGCCCCCGTCGCCGACGGCACCGTGCTCTACCTGGTCGCGGGTGAACGCTTTGAAGATCGCGATCAGGACGGCTATTACACGCAGGGCATCGACAGTCTGATGTTCGACGCCAACGCCAACGGCCGTTGGGATCCGATCGGTTCAATTCCGTCAACCGTTCAAACCAGTGGCGGCTCCGCGTCGGTGATCTACCGCGCCGGCAGCCAGGCCACGACGGTCTATATCCGCGCTACCATGATCGACGGCTCCGAAGTCGAATACTCCGAAATTCCGGCGAAGCTGAATCCGAATACCTCGGTCGCGTCGATTACGATGACCCACAACGGCGAGGACCTGCGCGTCCGCGGCGTTGGCGGCATCGAATTCTCGATCGTGACCGCCACGGCCTACGATCAGTACGGCAACAAGGTGCCGGAAGGCATTCCGATTGACTTTACCATCGCCAACGGTCCGAACGGCGGCGAGAATATCCAGGGCCAGGGCTACGGTCCGGTAACGGTTGCGACCAATTCGTCCGGACAGGCCTCGGTGACCATCTATTCCGGAACCGTCGCGGGAACAATTCGTCTCCGCGCCTCCTCCGGCTCGGTGCTCTCAGCGGTGACGCACCTGACGATCAACGCCGGTCCGCCGGCGCACCTGTCGGTCGGCGTGGCCAGCCTGAATATCCGCGCGTGGGATGTCGTGAACGTGCTGAACCGGATCGCGGTCAATGTCAACGACATCTACGGCAACCCCGTGCCTGACTCGACCTCGGTGTACTTTGGTACCGAAGAAGGTACCGTGCAGGCCGAAGCGATGACCGGCACGCAGTGGCCGGACGGTATTGTCGAAGTCGACTGGTACTCCGGTAATCCGCGCAACGATGGCCTCGCGCATGTCTTCGTAAGCACCGCGGGCGGCCAGGTCGGCGACACGGTGATGTTCATCACCTCCGGTCCCTCCGTTTACATGACCGCGCTGGCTTACCCCAGCTCGCTCATCGCCGACGGCGAAGACAAGGGTACCGTGATCATCCAGGTGCGCGACATCAACAATAACTGGGTCGTGCCGGGAACACCGGTCACCTTCAAGACTGATTTCGGTACCATTAATGGCGGCGGCACGCAGGACGGCTGGATCAACTCGCTCTATGAGACCGAGTACCACTCCGAAGTCCTGAAGCGCGACTATTCGCCGGTCTCGCCGGATGACGGCATCGGCGCGGTCGCGGTGGTGCGTTATCAGGCCGGCGGTGTTGTCGGTCCCGATGCCACCTTCCAGACGCTGTTCCTGACCGGTTATACCTACGTCGGCAACTGCGACATTATCATCGAACCCGAAATCGAGCCGGGCGCTACCGTCCCGTTCTCGATCGTGGTGAAAGACCGCGCGGGCAATCCGCTCGGCGGCCATTCCCTTGAGGTTTCGGCCAGCCTGGGTACGCTGTCGGCCGTCTTCCTGACGACCGATTCTTATGGCGAAGCCAACCTGTTCTTCACCGCTCCGGCCTCGATCGGCGCGTCGATCATCACGGTCAACGACCGCGATCCGCGCGGCGAAGTCGCCTTTGCCAAGAAGGTGAAGATCAAGAACGAAGAATAGTTCGAACTTGCTCCAATTCCTGTTGAGGCGGCCCGTCCCGGCAACGAGACGGGCCGTTTCGTTTTCCCAATTTTCCCTTGCCAAAGGGGGGTCGTCGCAGGGTATTATATGATGCATGCTCATACACGAACTGCTCTTCGCGACCGCTGATCGTTGCGGCGACCGCCCGGCCTATTGGCTGCGCTACGGGCAGGAGACGCGTCCCCTGACGTACTCCGAATTGGCTGATCGCGTCCGGACTCTCGCGGCCGGCCTGCAGGAACTTGGTGTCGGCGCCGGCGACCGCGTCGGCCTCTATGCGCCCAATTCTCCCGACTGGGGGCAGATCTACTTGTCGATCCTGACGGCGGGGGGGATCGTCGTGCCGCTCGATCCGCAGGCGAAGTATCTGGAATTGCGCTCGATCATCACGCGCTCGCAGATGAAGTATCTGTTCTGCGCCGGCAGCACCTACGACGATCTGACCCAGTTACAGTCGATGTCGGCGCCCTATCCCGACATCATCGCGATCGACCCGCCGCGTGACCGCAGCGTGCCGATCGACCTGTCGCTCGACAAGTTGATCGACCTGGGCCGCGGTCGCGAGCTGCGTCCCTCGGCGGCGCAGCCGACCGACATGGCGATCCTGATCTTTACTTCCGGCACTTCCGGCGACTGCAAGGGCGTCATGCTGTCGCACGATAACATCGTCTCCGACCTGCAGGCTGTGACGGCGTGTCTGGCGATCGGACCGGACGACGTCTTCCTGTCGGTACTGCCGTTGCACCATACGTTTGAGGCCACCTGCGGCTTTCTATATCCGCTGTCGATCGGCGCGTCGATCGTGTATGTCAGCTCGCTCAAGTCGGCCGATGTCATGGCGGACATCAAGCAATTCAAGGTCACCGTCATGTGCGGTGTGCCGCTGCTGTTCGAGAAAATGTACGGCGGCATCGAGCGCGCGCTGCAGAAGAAGTCACTACCGGCACGGCTGTTCGTGCGGTTCGGACAGAGGTTCTCCGACCTGACCAAGTCGCTGCTCAATCAGCCGGCCGGATCGCTGATCTTCGCAGCGCTGCGCCGCAAGGCCGGGCTCGATTCGATTCGCATGCTCGTCTCCGGCGGCGCCGCGCTCGATCCGGAGATTGCGCGCTTCTTCAACAATCTTGGCATCTTGCTGCTGCAGGGCTACGGCCTCACCGAGACCTCGCCGGTGCTCTCGGTGAATGACAAATCCGACAACAATTATGCCTCCGTCGGCCGCCCGCTGCCGGGAGTGGAGGTCAAGATCATCGATGCGAACGAACAGGGCATCGGCGAGATCGCCGTCCGCGGCCGCATGGTGATGCTCGGATACTTCGAAAATCCCGGCGCCACTGCCGCCGTGATGAATGACGGCTTCTTTATGACCGGCGATCTCGGCTACCTCGACAACGCCGGACACATTCATATCACCGGCCGCAAGAAAAATGTGATCATCACTCCGGCGGGGAAGAACATTTACCCCGAGGAGATCGAAGCCGTGATCGACGCTTCGCCGTTCATTATGGAATGCACCATCCTGCCGCGCCCCAAGGGTACCGGGCAGGAGCCGATCGCCGTCGTCGTTCCCGATTATGAATTCATCGCGTCGATCAATAATGGCAACCGCCTGAACGACG
It encodes the following:
- the pilM gene encoding type IV pilus assembly protein PilM, with product MLFGKGSKTVVGLDIGASSIKCVKLERRSGTYALLAMETRDLPPEAIVSDEVKDRDTVIFNIQSVIDMVDPRARDVVVSVSGHGVITDKFTLDRKTGPEAEQAILFEAEQRAPYDLDDVTMDYHVLSVDEVNNKMDVLLVAARNDFLKQYLDLLVDANLRPVLVDTDAFAVLNAYEINYDIHPERVTALVNIGYDNTNVVFIKDGIYHSTRDVAAGGRIIFDTIQKEFRLNQELTMKAIKGEMEASIDQDMLKATIITSAEELISGLEVAFSYFRSLAKVDKIDWVVLSGGGALMPHLPEFLQSKLNIPIEIANPLRNIEYDPDIFTNVQPERIAPLLAVPIGLAARKV
- a CDS encoding PilN domain-containing protein, which gives rise to MLEINLLPKEYRRRSNVLNFDKKFMYVGVAAAAVVVALGGISFYQTHQVSRLEKLIQKARIEEGRYKKDIAIIDALTEVKGKILARVSAIEKLDQRRDFYIRLMEDLNSRIPEFLWMTGFQETPPSIGAVSPQQPGKSAPPSSGTAKTPPPAAGTPPALEGPAVGTAEIDGYAHSLNAIGSFIIGLMKSDFFDNIKLSRAVAEDVGDVTAYNFKITCSLNYDADRARDEFEDGSDDDLNLSSTAGHEDDVYDFDYTADYREQ
- the pilO gene encoding type 4a pilus biogenesis protein PilO; this translates as MDFKDPKTQKLLLVALVFILAIYFWHSKVFEPASERLSAQRASYEQVMTNLKTIELKAKSLAGLRKEYEKLLDRYQAIEQLLPEEEQVPDFLLQLHSASMVAQAKIGEVTPQMASSESFYNTSEYGVKFIGTYHELGRFLAAVANFPFITNVSRLTLKGLPPEVASQKTADRKKGDYDTRTLEANFFLSTYFVKPEEKLKGVQFEGEEPGNVTN
- a CDS encoding AMIN domain-containing protein, with protein sequence MLRTKLLLLLTIILVAAPLSAYATVQVTNLQMVKSGQFTELTIACSDKCDFTHQIVEQAANKPYRIVVDIKDAIHGLPQHAFANLPGATIKQIRTSQFSTEPEKIVRIVVDAAATVTYKVKAGDNGVTLMINTPNDQDFAAWSAVPGAAPVVASSQPAAPKPMPAIEGNEANAPKVDRSDPAKQNLQLAGKPIDEGKLLNKKPTNSSTNQTPPTAGTSTPPPTVTGDPALLETIYGASPSDSKQTTPATTTKPAPAPATTAAQPKSEPAKVVDSAVIPQLNKPGTQPAATPSESIKPPTSQKTALPDVKVNPKPKFAENQPPAAGTVGTALNHTPNETEAESAPEVAQDDANAAVKSKSEAVREKYQAQRDKSAGDEGAAETSELAQNTDTPASLNKIDRIRLKYKRGIKFVQNEADEQRQAEELMEVPTEEYAEAPQVGPYNEFLPEREIVVYNTGGRLDPFEPLIEDAQKSAGYDRIPDVESLRLVGVLLDKRSSRALFEDANGYSYILQTGDRVKNGFVLSITEDRVVFQIRQYGWNRQVALDLEDSQ
- the pilQ gene encoding type IV pilus secretin PilQ — translated: MLGKKLDCLIAIVLLALALAVAGQPALAQDDPSAPIKNLSFQNADIRTVIGFLADYGQVNIVTTPEVQGNVTFSLKRVTWREALDILCKTYGLTVDETAKFIRVVPTKTYLDEVATLEKHNAEKEKLTELNTSVMKIDNAAAEDLQKTVTPLLSERGKVQIDKRTNNLIVRDVPSNVTKISKLVSDLDYATKQIRISTQMVEVSTSKLQEYGIDITSTGFKRTSSGKEYTQESSQLLDRVANPAGNFTFSTIQDGWDLKATISALVSDGHGKIVAHPEITTVDNKEAKIQMGQKIPIKQFDQAGNVVITFEEIGTLLRVTPHITEENKILMALRPERSSYQFDANGVIINTSNAETNVVVENGQTAVIGGLTTQDVINDVSGIPVLKDIPLLGALFRYERKKVENRDLVIFVTPTVVEGSLAGTPPDSDRGN
- a CDS encoding Ig-like domain-containing protein, giving the protein MKSISPLRKLAVGLMIAAAAALAFVIAGCGDDTLSGSGNYFIETIYSTPSSEVTKGSTVIVEAQVTDANGNPVAGREVTFTVSPTSLGYFTPTTDTSDASGLVAAVFTASSAGNATLTATTGGNFKSKAMRINESAVSTGRVSIELTPALMTANGEDSAFVTITAETSAGAPVADGTVLYLVAGERFEDRDQDGYYTQGIDSLMFDANANGRWDPIGSIPSTVQTSGGSASVIYRAGSQATTVYIRATMIDGSEVEYSEIPAKLNPNTSVASITMTHNGEDLRVRGVGGIEFSIVTATAYDQYGNKVPEGIPIDFTIANGPNGGENIQGQGYGPVTVATNSSGQASVTIYSGTVAGTIRLRASSGSVLSAVTHLTINAGPPAHLSVGVASLNIRAWDVVNVLNRIAVNVNDIYGNPVPDSTSVYFGTEEGTVQAEAMTGTQWPDGIVEVDWYSGNPRNDGLAHVFVSTAGGQVGDTVMFITSGPSVYMTALAYPSSLIADGEDKGTVIIQVRDINNNWVVPGTPVTFKTDFGTINGGGTQDGWINSLYETEYHSEVLKRDYSPVSPDDGIGAVAVVRYQAGGVVGPDATFQTLFLTGYTYVGNCDIIIEPEIEPGATVPFSIVVKDRAGNPLGGHSLEVSASLGTLSAVFLTTDSYGEANLFFTAPASIGASIITVNDRDPRGEVAFAKKVKIKNEE
- a CDS encoding AMP-binding protein, with product MLIHELLFATADRCGDRPAYWLRYGQETRPLTYSELADRVRTLAAGLQELGVGAGDRVGLYAPNSPDWGQIYLSILTAGGIVVPLDPQAKYLELRSIITRSQMKYLFCAGSTYDDLTQLQSMSAPYPDIIAIDPPRDRSVPIDLSLDKLIDLGRGRELRPSAAQPTDMAILIFTSGTSGDCKGVMLSHDNIVSDLQAVTACLAIGPDDVFLSVLPLHHTFEATCGFLYPLSIGASIVYVSSLKSADVMADIKQFKVTVMCGVPLLFEKMYGGIERALQKKSLPARLFVRFGQRFSDLTKSLLNQPAGSLIFAALRRKAGLDSIRMLVSGGAALDPEIARFFNNLGILLLQGYGLTETSPVLSVNDKSDNNYASVGRPLPGVEVKIIDANEQGIGEIAVRGRMVMLGYFENPGATAAVMNDGFFMTGDLGYLDNAGHIHITGRKKNVIITPAGKNIYPEEIEAVIDASPFIMECTILPRPKGTGQEPIAVVVPDYEFIASINNGNRLNDAEIRELLREEVLRHCNQLAEYKRVKDVIVMTEELPKTSTRKVRRHVLLETLQKLGAI